cagctggtgtaacaaaggccgtggtatgtactatcctgtctgtgggatggtgcatataaaagatcccttgctgctaatcgacaagagtagcccatgaagtggcgacagcggatttcctctcactatatttgtgtggtccttgaccatatgtctgacgccatataaccataaataaaatgtgatgagtgcgtcgttaaataaaaaacatttccttcttcttcttgtccATATAAACCTGAACGACCTGAGATCTACGTGTAGGCTTACGTCTGGTTCTTAAAATAACacacagggcccaatttcacaaaacatcgtaagcctagttttgcacatccAATTCAAACTAAGCCTCGTTTAAGCTATCGATTGCCAAATCGTCAAATGCGAATTAAATTTGAACACGGGCGTAGGTAGGTgccaaaacgtgtgtgtgtgtgtgtgtgtgtggcggggggggggggggggggggcggacacatatatatatatatataaaacatcgcTGCTCCCACAAACACGAGTTGCGTGTGTTGCTCTTATATGTATATCCACTGGAACTTAAACTGGTAAAATTGATTCCCATGAGAATTCTTTTGTCTGTTCAGGAGGCTCAGCGATCGGAACATTAGACTTGTAGGCCTACCATCGTTTTCTATCACATCACGTTTATAACGTTAGGCGCAAGAACCAGTCTATTTGAGCGACCGCGATCGCTCAATCTTCGGAATAGCCATCTGTTGTGGTGAATGTCAGAAGAATCGAACACAGCAGTAACTTATAGATATCGGTCGTTCTCTACTCCAGAGACTCTTTTGCAAGCTTATTAAAGTGGGGCTACGCAAATCAAAATGAGAAACCAATAACTTAAATGAATTGTGTTTTATTGGTGTCACCGTTTAACAATAAATGtatgggccataactctgtgaaaaatgggtaaaccgccaagaaagttaaattttataaaagttatacacaaaatttcagctcaatatcttgaggcattgcaaaaaacaaaaactccgggaatttttattattattattatatccaaGCTCCAGGACCCCGTTCCcggaagcgatcttagccctaagatcaacttaagtgtgcttacggtaatcttagggctaagatcgcttcgtggaacggggcctagGGCCATAACTTTGTCAACAATGGGTAAATagctatgaaagtcaaacttgatctgtaacagtacatgataaaggcattgtgaaaaaaaacccacccggaaaactatatgtggaactgacagacggacagacaaacagatagacagacagaaaggcaaacagacagacagacagaaggacggcgATGAAATTAATTCACTGGATGTTTTCCAGTTGATTGTTTTCTGtgaaaatcataatattttattggagAGTTTTGGGAACTGCCAAAAACGGGTCAATTTCTAAtggtaaatatttgtttatttcatgaaaattgcagtaaaattattaatatgaaagaattaggttttttaaaataaccttTTGTTTATCTACATGTCTGGACATATTTGCGTACTTCCGTAGCTTCCGTCCATTTGGAGTagctaaatatttatatttttttcatttaaaaaatattgttgtcAACGTAGTAATTAAGAAATTAGTTGGCTTAggtctaaaaaaaacaatcgaGATATTTAATTTTGCATTACCATACTTATGTGTCTGTCCAACCAAGACCCGGTTACATTCCAGAAGAAATACCCTTTGAGCAAAGCTCTGGAAGAAATTAAGGATTGTGTAGCATccaaatacattattttcacatttgtGTCTCAAGCTTTATCCATTgctaataaagacattgtattttctTGGACACAAGGGCACATGGACCAGCACCCCAATAATAGTTTGGAATTtgtgaaatgaaaattataaacaagatgtttaaaaagaaatctttggtgttttggggagggggaggcAGATCCCCTATTTACCTCTTGGGTCCACCCTTAAACATGCACCATAGGTGTCGTgaacatgtattttaattggATGTCTGATGACCAGTAAATAATTAATGACAACAAAATACATTGATCTTCCTGGGTCAGCCAGtcatatatagtttttaatcACAAACTGTACAGTGTAGTTTTTCGACAGCCCTTACTTTGTATTGTTGAAACAGTTTTTGAAAATGGTCCTGTATTTAACATACAAATGAGTCATAGTTAGcatgaaaaataaattgtgtATCGTTTATATACTGAGATATTCAATGTCTGTAAACATACTTATTTATCTTTGGTGTCATTTCTTATAGAACAGAACTGAAAAGTACTATTGCTAATATTACTGCACATATTAGGAATAAGTCCAGTAATAAAGGATAACCTTGTCTTCAACATTATTTCAGTTCGTACGTTTTTCTTACGCTATGATTCAGTAGCAGCATTTACATTTCCTAAAATTAATGGTATTTCAAGTTTCTTACGCTATGTTTCGGCAGTGACAACATTTgcatttcttaaaattaatggTATTTCAAGTTTCTTACGCTATGTTTCGGCAGTGACAACATTTgcatttcttaaaattaatggTATTTCAAGTTTCTTACGCTATGTTTCGGCAGTGACAGCATTTgcatttgttaaaattaatggtATTTCATGTTTCTTACGCTAAGATTTGGTGGCAGCATTTgcatttcttaaaattaatggTATTTCAAGTTCTTACGCTACGCTTCGGCAGAGACAGCATTTGAATTTCTTAAAGCTAATGATCTTTCGAgtttctgtaaaaataaaactcGTCCCCTAGAATCTTCTGACCACGGAAGACACACAGTCTTGTCCCAAACCGATTTCAAAAATGGCGGCAGTCGATGTGGTGGTATGTTGTCTTTAAGAATCACTATTATTCGATGCGTAATGTTTTGGATTGCGTGGATTGACGCCATTCTCATTTCAAATTCACACCACTCAGACTGTAAATAATTTTCCGTTACTATAAATATGGTCCTCCGACTTTGGTGAATGGAATCCGTAACATTCTGAGTAATGTAAAGTCCGCACTGAAAATCGCGTTCCCAAATACATAGGCAAAACGATTTTTCCTCTTCCAGCGGTTGTATAATATTATCATTTACCCACTGATAATCGTGTTGGCTGTAGGCAACGAAAGCGTCATACGGATTCTGAGATTCGTCTTCATTCAACTCCTGAAATAACATCATTCTTCCCCTGACCTTAAGAAGAACATATTTAATGGTCCAGTGGTGACGGTACAAGACGGCAGCTATCAGTATTATAGAGATGCACACAATGCAGACGCTAATAACAATGACAAAAATTTTGCGCCCCATGCAATTCAGTTTTACGTTTTGTATTGACTGAAACACAAACTTGGTATTCGAATAAGTCCCATCTTGTAGGATGCAAGTGTAGTCTCCTTCGATATCTAGCGTAACATTTGTAGAAAATAGCCACAGTATGAAGTCCAAGTTGTCACACATACACGAAAGGACGTTGCCACGTaaatgcagctttaacacagcTTTGCTGGCGGTGTGGTTATCGAGACTATTTCTCTCATCCTCTGATAACGTCTCTATTTTGTTGAAAGATAAATCAATTTCTTCCAGTTGAGAGAATTCACTAACATTGATGGGAATAGAGTCAAAGTCGTTCCGTGAAAGCAATAGGCGTTGTAGTTTAGTCTGATTGCGAAAAAACGTCGAATTAAACATCTTGCTGAAACCATTTCCAGCTAACGAAATGGTGGTGATTTTTGTGAGTCTGAGAAGAAACTTGTATGAATCGTCGGCTTCAAGACCAATGGATAGACTTGAATTATCCAAGAATAGCGTCTCGAGGTTGGGAAACGGGTGCAGAATGACCTCATTCAAATGTCTACACGCAGAGTTTGAAACATCTAAataagtaacagtatttaatCCCTTGATTACCGAGTCACAAGAAAAGCAATTTCCCGAATAGTCTACCTTTGCTAGGGGTGACCGGCcaacaaaactaaaactaacTGGTCTGCTTGGTCCCGTGTCAAACTGTCTGAAGTTGGCTTCAACCAAACGAGGAGgaagtttaaattttatttcacccACTCTTGAGGTTGTTTGAGAATCATACAGAAACGATGTCTCTCTATTACACTGCCTTGGTTTGAAAGGATCTTCTGCAAACGATTTTCTTTGGTATGACATGTCAAGAGTCTGCAAATTACGCGCACTTGATAATCGCGATAataaactaaatgttatatCAGTATTGTTGAGAACATTTCCCTTCAGACTTAAATGCACGATAGAGTTCAGAATCGGTCCGCTAAAGACGTCCTCGGATACATTTAAAAGACTGTTAAAAGAAAGATCGAGGCTTTTGAGGGCAATTTGTGACAGATAAGA
The sequence above is drawn from the Gigantopelta aegis isolate Gae_Host chromosome 6, Gae_host_genome, whole genome shotgun sequence genome and encodes:
- the LOC121374715 gene encoding toll-like receptor 4 — its product is MENLQGVGDSVPQKRANAPTDKTLTSREANTINDLSDKITHQAYNKNVLFRKTDREANTSQKLKTTHQKYTSSLFGRIVSQSEEIPRQAYTNDHLAGKLEDKANISSYLPKRTTRQGTSSDLSSKIVSQGYANNNLSGKTARQTYTNNDISGKTARQTYTNNDISGKTARQTYTNNDISGETTNNVISRKTTRQGYTSYVYNRSGEGLASIPTDIPINITVLDLSNNKISILPKNSFINLTNLNYINLSRNRIKLIENGSFSGLHLDWLDLSCNDIEKIEGGVFVSLVGHLNLSTNYISYLNRQSFFGAILFTLDISNNMLSSDGSFTDDVFVSQANSLISLRLHDNCPSKDSKSEYPDKALSVLVSLQNLTLHGWTRLFFGPGFQKMKALSRLRLGFPNCQTNALLGDTFHNLENTHLTVLDLSHCELVSVDSLAFKPLLYLQELDLSGNTNLKIYNALESLNSFCVRGHTRFMEKINFSRVNPYVSKQTIAANYTQITAKTASYLSQIALKSLDLSFNSLLNVSEDVFSGPILNSIVHLSLKGNVLNNTDITFSLLSRLSSARNLQTLDMSYQRKSFAEDPFKPRQCNRETSFLYDSQTTSRVGEIKFKLPPRLVEANFRQFDTGPSRPVSFSFVGRSPLAKVDYSGNCFSCDSVIKGLNTVTYLDVSNSACRHLNEVILHPFPNLETLFLDNSSLSIGLEADDSYKFLLRLTKITTISLAGNGFSKMFNSTFFRNQTKLQRLLLSRNDFDSIPINVSEFSQLEEIDLSFNKIETLSEDERNSLDNHTASKAVLKLHLRGNVLSCMCDNLDFILWLFSTNVTLDIEGDYTCILQDGTYSNTKFVFQSIQNVKLNCMGRKIFVIVISVCIVCISIILIAAVLYRHHWTIKYVLLKVRGRMMLFQELNEDESQNPYDAFVAYSQHDYQWVNDNIIQPLEEEKSFCLCIWERDFQCGLYITQNVTDSIHQSRRTIFIVTENYLQSEWCEFEMRMASIHAIQNITHRIIVILKDNIPPHRLPPFLKSVWDKTVCLPWSEDSRGRVLFLQKLERSLALRNSNAVSAEA